A genomic segment from Amphiprion ocellaris isolate individual 3 ecotype Okinawa chromosome 17, ASM2253959v1, whole genome shotgun sequence encodes:
- the sdad1 gene encoding protein SDA1 homolog gives MSGRQSNKLPNNLPQLQNLIKRDPQSYVDEFLQQYRHYQSNVQIFKLQPDKSNKELAELVMFLAQVGHCYLQQLSTFPQDLTELLLSYHTVIEPDLRMTFCKALILLRNKDLIDPSGLLELFFELLRCHDKLLRKTLYTHIVTDIKNINAKHKNNKVNTTLQNFMYTMLRDSNPIAAKISLDVMVELYKRNIWNDAKTVNVITTACFSKVTKILVGGLKFFLGKDEDEKNDSDSESENEGPSSRDLMVRYSTGKKTTKNKKKMEKAMKVLKKHKKKKKAEVFNFSAIHLIHDPQDFSEKLLKQLEDSKERFEVKIMMMELISRLVGIHELFLFNFYPFIQRFLQPHQREVTKILLCAAQASHQLVPPEIIEPVIMTIANNFVTDRNSGEVMTVGINAIKEVAGRCPLSINEDLLQDLAQYKTHKDKNVMMSARGLIQLFRNLNPQMLHKKDRGRPTEASAEAKIKDYGELEAKDYIPGAEVLEVEEEKKEGEEDEDGWESASMSDDDEDGEWVDVHHSSDEDTTEVAEKLQSIPVEERKAKAAAVSGSRLLTQDDFKKIRLVQMAKEVNAAPGKGQKRKHVDEDESDNEGELLTLRNIEKLHKKPKADKETRLATAMAGRTDRKEFMKRRTKLNPHASTSNKEKRRKKNFMMMRHSENVRTKGKRSFREKQLALRDALLKKRKQYK, from the exons ATGTCCGGGAGACAAAGCAACAAACTACCAAACAACCTGCCACAACTTCAGAATCTCATAAAACGAGACCCTCAGTCGTACGTGGATGAG TTTCTGCAGCAGTACCGACACTATCAGTCCAATGTTCAGATCTTCAAACTGCAGCCTGACAAATCGAACAAGGAGCTGGCAGAGCTGGTCATGTTCCTGGCTCAG GTTGGTCACTgctacctgcagcagctgtccacCTTCCCTCAGGATCTGACTGAGTTACTCCTGAGTTACCACACAGTCATAGAGCCAGACTTACGGATG ACCTTCTGCAAAGCGCTGATTCTTCTGAGGAACAAAGATTTGATCGACCCATCAGGCCTCCTGGAGCTCTTCTTTGAGCTGCTGCGATGCCACGACAAACTGCTCAGGAAG acactgtacacacacattgttacagatatcaaaaacatcaacgcaaagcacaaaaacaataaGGTCAACACA ACGTTGCAGAACTTCATGTACACGATGCTGAGAGACAGTAATCCAATAGCAGCAAAGATCTCTTTAGACGTGATGGTGGAGCTGTACAAAAGGAACATATG GAATGATGCCAAAACAGTTAATGTCATCACAACAGCCTGCTTCTCAAAGGTGACAAAG ATCCTTGTGGGCGGCCTTAAGTTCTTCCTGGgcaaagatgaagatgagaaaaaCGACAGTGATTCAGAATCCGAG AATGAGGGACCGTCATCGAGAGACTTGATGGTGAGATACTCCACTGGCAAGAAAACCACCAAAAATaagaagaagatggaaaaaGCTATGAAAGTCCTCAAG aaacacaagaaaaagaagaaagcagAAGTTTTTAATTTCTCTGCAATTCACCTAATTCATGATCCTCAAG atttctcCGAGAAACTCTTGAAGCAGTTGGAAGACTCTAAAGAGCGTTTCGAGGTGAAGATCATGATGATGGAGCTCATATCGCGACTGGTTGGAATCCATGAA CTCTTCCTCTTCAACTTCTATCCCTTCATCCAGAGGTTTCTTCAGCCCCATCAGAGAG AGGTGACAAAAATTCTCCTGTGTGCTGCTCAGGCATCCCACCAACTCGTCCCCCCTGAG ATTATTGAACCTGTGATCATGACCATCGCCAACAACTTTGTGACTGACAGGAACTCGGGAGAGGTCATGACTGTTGG tatCAATGCCATCAAGGAGGTTGCAGGTCGTTGTCCGCTCTCCATCAATGAAGACCTGCTGCAGGACCTGGCCCAGTACAAGACCCACAAAGACAAGA ATGTGATGATGTCTGCCAGAGGGCTCATCCAGCTGTTCAGGAATCTTAATCCACAGATGTTGCACAAAAAGGACCGG GGGAGACCCACCGAGGCATCAGCAGAGGCCAAGATCAAGGACTATGGAGAGCTGGAGGCTAAAGACTACATTCCTGGAGCTGAAGtcctggaggtggaggaggagaagaaagagggagaggaggatgaag ACGGCTGGGAGAGTGCCAGCatgagtgatgatgatgaagacggGGAGTGGGTGGATGTTCACCACTCATCTGATGAAGACACAACAGAAGTG GCGGAGAAGCTTCAGAGTATCCCGGTGGAAGAAAGGAAAGCCAAGGCAGCAGCTGTCAGCGGCAGCAGACTCCTCACTCAGGACGATTTCAAAAAGATCCGTCTGGTCCAGATGGCCAAAGAGGTGAATGCAGCACCGGGCAAAGGCCAGAAGAGGAAACATgtggatgaagacgagagtgaCAACGA aggGGAGTTGCTGACTCTGAGGAACATTGAGAAGCTGCACAAGAAACCAAAAGCAGACAAAGAGACACGACTGGCAACAGCAATG GCGGGACGCACCGACAGGAAGGAGTTCATGAAAAGACGAACCAAGCTGAACCCACATGCCAGCACCAGCAacaaggagaagaggaggaagaagaactTCATGATGATGAGACACAGTGAGAACGTCAGAACTAAAGGCAAACGCTCCTTCAGAGAGAAACAG CTCGCTCTGCGGGACGCCCTGCTGAAAAAGAGGAAGCAGTACAAGTAG